A window of Microcystis aeruginosa FD4 contains these coding sequences:
- a CDS encoding long-chain acyl-[acyl-carrier-protein] reductase: MFGLIGHLTSLEHAQSVADDLGYPEYANRGLDFWCAAPPQIVDDFHVTSITGQTITGKYIESCFLPEMLSNRWVKSAIRKVLNAMALAQKSDINITALGGFSSIIFEEFNLKDNRQVRNIELDFGRFTTGNTHTAYVICTQVETLAEKMGIDLAQSTVVVCGSTGDIGSAVCRWLNEKTDTKELIYVARNQERLQSLQEELARGKILPLEEALPLADIIVWVASMPKGVEIDLDKLKRPCIIIDGGYPKNLGMVLNAPDVSVIKGGIVEHSLDIDWKIMKIVNMDIPSRQMFACFAEAILLELEGWQTNFSWGRNQITVPKMERIGAASRKHGFQPLLF, from the coding sequence ATGTTTGGTCTTATAGGTCATCTTACCAGTTTAGAACACGCCCAATCGGTCGCCGACGATCTAGGTTATCCTGAATATGCTAACCGGGGATTAGATTTTTGGTGTGCTGCTCCCCCGCAAATTGTCGATGATTTTCATGTCACCAGCATCACGGGGCAAACCATCACGGGTAAATACATCGAATCCTGTTTTTTACCGGAGATGTTGTCGAATCGTTGGGTAAAGTCTGCTATTCGTAAGGTGCTAAATGCCATGGCACTCGCTCAAAAAAGTGATATCAACATCACCGCACTCGGCGGTTTTTCTTCAATTATTTTCGAGGAGTTTAATCTCAAAGATAATCGACAGGTGCGGAATATCGAGCTAGATTTTGGCCGTTTCACCACTGGTAATACCCACACCGCTTACGTCATCTGCACTCAGGTGGAAACCCTCGCTGAAAAAATGGGCATCGATTTAGCTCAATCTACCGTCGTGGTTTGTGGGTCCACCGGAGATATCGGCAGTGCCGTTTGTCGTTGGTTAAATGAAAAGACCGATACAAAAGAACTAATCTATGTGGCACGCAATCAAGAGCGTTTACAATCCCTCCAAGAGGAGTTAGCACGCGGTAAAATTCTCCCCCTAGAGGAGGCTTTACCCCTGGCTGATATCATTGTTTGGGTGGCTAGTATGCCTAAAGGGGTGGAAATTGATCTAGATAAACTCAAGCGCCCCTGCATTATTATTGATGGTGGTTATCCGAAAAATTTAGGCATGGTATTAAATGCCCCCGATGTTTCGGTGATTAAGGGCGGTATTGTCGAGCATTCCCTCGATATTGACTGGAAAATTATGAAAATTGTCAATATGGATATTCCCTCTCGTCAAATGTTTGCCTGTTTTGCTGAGGCGATTTTATTGGAGTTGGAGGGTTGGCAAACTAATTTTTCCTGGGGACGCAATCAAATTACCGTCCCTAAAATGGAACGAATCGGCGCAGCTTCCCGCAAACACGGGTTTCAACCTTTGTTATTTTAA
- a CDS encoding MFS transporter gives MTVTVVNAFKTFRSLTAETRRQLLILFVTALFFWISITTLVPTLPTYIDSLGGSKQDIGFVMGAFAIGLILSRSWLGNLVDRRSRKLVVLFGTIVAATAPLGYLFFRDLSSLFVVRAYHGLSIAAFTTGYSTLVVDFSPVRQRGEIIGYMSLTAPIGMGIGPALGSYLYESSGYDGLFLVSATSGALAFLLGFSIQEPDFKKKLAEMKAENPTIERSFWALCQERAFLVPTLVFLLVGTLFGGLVAFLPLFLLENQIPFSAGVFYSYAALSGVIGRILSGGASDRYGRGLFITISVFCYGLSMLVLSSARSPSDLILAAILEGTGGGILFPMLLALISDRSGPQERGRAYSICIGGFDVGTALAGPILGVLAISYETMFILSSGLAVIALFLFFTLSNPTIRHSFLFAFGLEKDLYALRGQVQ, from the coding sequence GTGACGGTCACTGTCGTGAACGCTTTCAAAACTTTTCGATCACTTACTGCCGAAACTCGTCGTCAACTACTCATCCTCTTCGTCACGGCGCTGTTTTTCTGGATAAGTATCACCACTCTCGTCCCCACTCTCCCCACCTATATTGACTCCCTAGGCGGTAGCAAACAAGATATCGGTTTTGTCATGGGGGCCTTTGCCATCGGTTTAATTTTATCGCGCAGTTGGTTAGGCAATCTAGTTGATCGCCGCAGTCGCAAATTAGTGGTTTTATTTGGAACTATTGTCGCCGCTACCGCACCCCTCGGTTATCTATTTTTTCGCGATCTTTCCTCTTTATTCGTCGTTCGCGCCTACCATGGACTCAGTATCGCCGCTTTTACCACCGGTTACAGTACCCTAGTGGTGGATTTTTCGCCGGTTCGTCAACGGGGAGAGATAATTGGTTATATGAGCTTAACTGCACCCATAGGCATGGGAATCGGTCCAGCTTTAGGCAGTTATCTCTACGAATCGAGCGGTTATGACGGTTTATTTCTAGTTTCCGCCACTTCAGGAGCGCTCGCTTTTCTCCTGGGTTTCTCCATTCAAGAACCGGACTTCAAGAAAAAATTAGCCGAAATGAAGGCAGAAAATCCGACAATTGAGCGCAGTTTTTGGGCATTATGTCAAGAGCGGGCTTTTTTAGTTCCTACCTTAGTTTTTCTGCTGGTTGGTACTTTATTCGGCGGTTTAGTCGCTTTTTTACCCCTGTTTCTCCTCGAAAATCAGATACCTTTCAGTGCTGGTGTATTCTACAGTTATGCGGCACTATCGGGCGTAATCGGACGGATTTTGTCGGGAGGAGCCAGTGATCGCTATGGAAGGGGTTTATTCATCACTATTAGCGTTTTTTGCTATGGTTTATCCATGTTGGTTCTATCTTCTGCCCGATCTCCTTCCGATTTAATTTTAGCCGCTATCCTCGAAGGTACGGGAGGGGGGATTTTATTCCCTATGTTACTGGCTTTAATCTCCGATCGCTCTGGGCCCCAAGAACGCGGCCGGGCCTATTCTATCTGTATCGGCGGTTTTGATGTGGGAACAGCCTTAGCCGGTCCAATTCTGGGGGTTTTAGCAATTTCCTACGAAACTATGTTTATTTTATCGTCAGGATTAGCTGTTATCGCTCTCTTTCTCTTTTTTACTCTCTCTAACCCTACCATACGCCATTCTTTTCTCTTCGCTTTCGGTTTAGAAAAAGATCTTTATGCCCTGCGCGGACAAGTACAATAG
- the zds gene encoding 9,9'-di-cis-zeta-carotene desaturase, protein MRVVIVGAGLAGMATAIDLVDAGCTVEILESRPFVGGKVGSWVDADGNHIEMGLHVFFGCYYNLFELMKKVGAFQSLLLKEHTHTFINEGGNIGELDFRFAAGAPFNGLKAFFTSSQLSAADKIFNSLALGTSPIVRGLIDFQGAMKTIRDLDSISFADWFRSHGGNQGSLKKMWNPIAYALGFIDTENISARCMLTIFQFFAAKTEASVLRMLEGSPHEYLHKPIINYLEARGAKISTRRQVREILYSGEGENLQVNGMIVANGETTETITADAYVCAGDVPGIQRLIPQDWRKMPIFDNIFRLEAVPVATVQLRFDGWVTELNDAEKRRQLQKAVGIDNLLYTHQADFSCFADLALTSPRDYYRPGEGSLLQLVLTPADPFIKAKNEDIAQQVLAQVHKLFPSSRELKMTWFSVVKLAQSLYREAPGMDVYRPSQATPIANFFLAGSYTQQDYIDSMEGATLSGKQAAKAILQQAERWKSLATV, encoded by the coding sequence ATGCGAGTGGTGATCGTTGGTGCAGGGTTAGCGGGAATGGCAACAGCTATCGATCTGGTCGATGCGGGCTGTACAGTAGAAATCTTAGAATCTCGTCCCTTTGTCGGGGGAAAAGTCGGTAGTTGGGTAGATGCGGACGGTAATCACATCGAGATGGGCTTGCACGTCTTTTTTGGCTGTTACTATAATCTTTTTGAGTTAATGAAAAAAGTGGGCGCTTTTCAATCCCTACTGCTCAAAGAACACACCCACACTTTTATCAACGAAGGGGGAAACATCGGCGAATTAGACTTTCGTTTCGCCGCAGGTGCGCCTTTTAACGGTTTAAAAGCCTTTTTTACCTCCTCCCAACTCTCGGCAGCCGATAAAATCTTTAATTCTCTAGCATTAGGTACAAGTCCCATCGTCCGCGGTCTGATAGACTTCCAAGGAGCGATGAAAACGATTCGGGATCTGGACTCGATTAGTTTTGCCGATTGGTTTCGTAGCCATGGTGGTAATCAAGGCAGTTTAAAAAAAATGTGGAATCCGATCGCCTATGCGTTAGGATTTATCGATACGGAAAATATCTCGGCCCGTTGTATGCTGACGATTTTCCAATTTTTTGCCGCTAAAACCGAAGCTTCCGTCCTGCGGATGTTGGAAGGTTCCCCCCACGAATACCTGCATAAACCGATTATTAACTATCTGGAGGCCCGGGGTGCCAAAATCTCTACCCGTCGTCAGGTGCGGGAAATTCTCTATTCTGGAGAGGGCGAAAATCTGCAAGTTAATGGCATGATCGTCGCTAACGGAGAAACCACAGAAACTATCACCGCAGATGCCTATGTTTGCGCTGGTGATGTCCCCGGTATTCAGCGTCTTATTCCCCAAGATTGGCGAAAAATGCCGATTTTTGACAATATTTTCCGACTAGAAGCCGTTCCCGTCGCTACGGTACAATTGCGTTTTGACGGTTGGGTGACGGAGTTAAATGATGCCGAAAAACGGCGACAACTGCAAAAAGCGGTGGGAATTGACAATCTTTTGTACACCCACCAAGCGGATTTTTCCTGTTTTGCAGATCTTGCTCTCACCAGTCCTAGGGATTATTATCGCCCCGGAGAAGGTTCTTTATTACAGTTAGTTTTAACCCCCGCGGATCCTTTTATTAAAGCTAAAAATGAAGATATTGCCCAGCAGGTTTTAGCGCAGGTCCATAAGTTATTTCCCTCCTCGCGGGAGTTAAAGATGACTTGGTTTAGCGTGGTGAAATTGGCCCAGAGTCTCTATCGGGAAGCACCGGGGATGGATGTCTATCGTCCCTCGCAAGCGACTCCTATTGCTAACTTTTTTCTTGCTGGTAGTTATACCCAACAGGATTACATTGATAGCATGGAAGGAGCCACTTTATCCGGTAAACAGGCAGCCAAGGCAATCTTACAACAGGCCGAGCGCTGGAAATCTTTAGCCACGGTTTGA
- a CDS encoding aldehyde oxygenase (deformylating) — translation MPELAVPLELDFTSETYKSAYSRINAIVIEGEHEANSNYIQLADILADHKEELHRLAKMENRHMKGFQACGQNLQITPDMDYAKEFFSSLHNNFQIAYAEGKVVTCLLIQSLIIEAFAIAAYNIYIPVADPFARKITEGVVKDEYLHLNFGEEWLKANFETAKEELEAANRTNLPIVWRMLNQVEDDARILGMEKEALVEDFMISYGEALSNIGFSTRDIMRMSAYGLTAV, via the coding sequence ATGCCAGAGCTTGCTGTACCATTAGAGCTTGATTTCACCAGCGAAACCTATAAATCAGCCTATAGTCGCATTAATGCCATCGTTATTGAAGGCGAACACGAGGCCAATAGCAATTATATTCAATTAGCAGACATCCTCGCCGATCACAAAGAAGAGTTACACCGTCTGGCAAAAATGGAAAACCGTCACATGAAAGGTTTTCAAGCTTGCGGCCAAAATTTGCAAATCACTCCTGACATGGATTATGCCAAAGAATTCTTTTCCTCTCTGCACAATAACTTCCAAATTGCCTACGCAGAAGGTAAAGTTGTCACCTGTTTATTAATCCAATCTTTGATTATCGAAGCTTTTGCGATCGCTGCCTATAATATTTATATTCCCGTTGCTGATCCTTTTGCCCGTAAAATTACTGAAGGCGTAGTTAAAGACGAATATTTACATCTCAATTTTGGCGAAGAATGGCTAAAAGCGAACTTTGAAACCGCTAAAGAGGAATTAGAAGCGGCAAATCGCACTAATCTACCCATTGTCTGGAGAATGCTCAATCAAGTCGAGGATGATGCTCGCATCCTCGGTATGGAAAAAGAGGCCCTCGTGGAAGACTTTATGATTAGCTACGGGGAAGCGTTAAGCAATATTGGTTTCAGCACCCGTGATATCATGCGGATGTCTGCCTACGGATTAACTGCTGTCTAA
- a CDS encoding Asr1405/Asl0597 family protein: MSIDKLPSEGEKIFPLSAWDRWQVYHRLPSLDIEDKCLLHKPLQVRIARPAQLLQLWIVLRQVEAYRGSLIGWLEPCWQA; this comes from the coding sequence ATGAGTATAGACAAATTGCCATCGGAAGGAGAGAAAATCTTCCCTCTTAGTGCTTGGGATCGCTGGCAGGTTTACCACCGGCTGCCGTCCCTGGACATTGAAGATAAATGTTTGCTCCATAAGCCTTTGCAGGTTCGCATCGCTAGACCGGCTCAACTTTTACAGCTGTGGATTGTCCTGCGACAGGTAGAGGCTTATCGAGGCTCTTTAATCGGTTGGCTGGAACCCTGTTGGCAGGCATAA
- a CDS encoding DUF58 domain-containing protein — translation MKTWLEDRGILPAYGGGVIMGITLCFFGAATNTMAGWLYAICGTTIAVLILSIILPRRSLLPLKVRRLAIVPVSAGDDLSISLEIENTSNQPINLLEVTDLLPIVLDQPKITPIEAIAPKSCHRWTYYLPTSKRGIYHWQEVQLRTAAPLGLFWCRRCQQAAAKALVYPQVLPLQQCPLIDSLGQEMEQKLENNRYYQRASQGLTRNLRQYRYGDSTRLIHWKTSARLGELQIRELEVLTGGQEVIICLDTLCDWQEDSFERAIIAAASLYFYAHRRQLNVKLWTGETGLIQGERVILETLASIEAKASQKKANLPNLPVIWLTSNFNAIEQLTPGSRWLFFLAADSRESPSPLIRQFSGLAIEPEISLQQQLQKPPR, via the coding sequence ATGAAAACTTGGTTAGAAGATCGCGGTATCTTACCCGCTTACGGTGGTGGGGTAATCATGGGCATTACCCTCTGTTTTTTCGGAGCTGCGACTAATACTATGGCGGGATGGTTGTATGCTATCTGTGGCACGACGATCGCTGTTTTAATTTTATCGATAATTTTACCCCGTCGTTCCCTTCTTCCCCTGAAAGTGCGTCGTCTTGCCATTGTACCCGTGAGTGCGGGAGACGATCTTAGTATTAGCCTAGAGATAGAAAATACGAGCAATCAGCCGATAAATCTGTTAGAAGTGACAGATCTGCTGCCAATTGTCCTCGATCAGCCAAAAATAACCCCAATAGAAGCGATTGCCCCCAAAAGTTGCCATCGTTGGACTTATTATTTACCCACCAGTAAACGGGGTATTTATCACTGGCAAGAAGTACAATTAAGAACAGCAGCCCCTCTCGGTTTATTTTGGTGTCGTCGTTGTCAGCAAGCGGCGGCTAAAGCTTTAGTTTATCCCCAAGTTTTACCCTTACAACAATGTCCCCTGATCGATTCCCTCGGTCAAGAGATGGAGCAAAAATTAGAAAATAATCGCTATTATCAAAGGGCTAGTCAAGGACTTACCCGTAACCTGAGACAATATCGCTACGGTGATTCTACCCGTTTAATTCACTGGAAAACTAGCGCCCGTTTAGGAGAATTGCAAATTCGGGAGTTAGAAGTGTTAACGGGAGGACAGGAAGTGATTATCTGTCTCGATACCCTCTGTGATTGGCAAGAAGACAGTTTTGAACGGGCGATTATTGCCGCTGCTTCCCTCTATTTTTATGCCCATCGTCGGCAATTAAATGTGAAACTCTGGACTGGTGAAACGGGTTTAATTCAGGGAGAAAGGGTGATTTTAGAAACTTTAGCCAGTATAGAGGCAAAAGCTAGTCAAAAAAAGGCTAATCTGCCTAATTTACCTGTAATTTGGTTGACCAGTAACTTCAATGCCATCGAACAACTCACCCCCGGCAGCCGTTGGTTATTTTTCCTCGCTGCCGATTCTAGGGAGAGTCCTTCACCCTTAATCCGACAGTTTAGCGGATTGGCGATCGAACCAGAAATTTCTCTACAACAACAATTGCAAAAACCCCCTCGTTGA
- the purU gene encoding formyltetrahydrofolate deformylase, which yields MTAATATLLISCPDQIGLVAKIANFIYANGGNIIHADQHTDFSAGLFLMRIEWQLEGFNLPRGMIEPAFAAIAKPLQASWCLHFSDTVPRLAIWVTKQDHCLLDLLWRQQAGEIRAEIPLIISNHRELQSVANQFGIEFYHLPITAETKIEQEARQLELLREYRIDLVILAKYMQVLTPDFINFFPNIINIHHSFLPAFAGANPYQRAYDRGVKIIGATAHYITADLDQGPIIEQDVVRVSHRDTVGDLIRQGKDLERVVLARAVRLHLQNRVLVYANRTVVFA from the coding sequence ATGACTGCTGCCACTGCAACCTTGTTAATTTCTTGTCCCGACCAGATTGGTCTAGTGGCGAAAATCGCTAATTTTATCTACGCTAATGGCGGCAATATTATCCACGCTGACCAACACACGGATTTTTCGGCGGGATTGTTCCTGATGCGGATAGAATGGCAATTAGAGGGGTTTAATTTACCCCGTGGGATGATCGAACCAGCTTTCGCCGCTATTGCCAAACCTTTGCAGGCTAGTTGGTGCTTACATTTTTCCGATACTGTCCCGCGTCTAGCCATTTGGGTGACAAAACAGGATCATTGTCTCCTGGATTTATTATGGCGACAACAGGCGGGAGAAATTAGGGCAGAAATTCCTTTAATTATTAGCAATCATCGAGAATTACAATCAGTTGCCAATCAATTTGGTATTGAGTTTTATCATCTTCCCATTACCGCTGAAACCAAGATTGAACAGGAAGCCAGACAATTAGAGTTACTGCGGGAATACCGGATAGATTTAGTGATTTTAGCTAAATATATGCAGGTTCTCACCCCAGATTTTATTAACTTTTTTCCCAATATTATCAACATTCATCATTCTTTTTTACCAGCTTTTGCGGGAGCTAATCCCTATCAACGGGCCTACGATCGAGGGGTAAAAATTATTGGAGCCACCGCCCATTATATCACTGCCGATCTCGATCAGGGGCCAATTATCGAGCAGGATGTGGTCAGAGTTAGTCATCGCGATACCGTGGGAGATTTAATTCGTCAAGGTAAGGATTTAGAAAGGGTGGTGTTAGCGCGAGCGGTACGTTTACACTTGCAAAATCGCGTTTTGGTTTACGCTAATCGCACGGTAGTGTTCGCTTAA
- a CDS encoding DUF3782 domain-containing protein: MATTSEDVWRLLAELTTAQKETDRQLKENAQQQKETDKQLKELGKQIGGLGAKFGSFTEGLALPSMETILRQRFGMEVVSPSVRASKEGKHLEIDVLAYTNGELNTAYIVEVKSHAREESITQLKSILQRFRRFFPEHKDKKLYGILAAVDLSPELREKILQEGLYVARIHDQVFELDIPDNFPPQTY, translated from the coding sequence ATGGCAACCACATCCGAAGATGTATGGCGACTCTTAGCCGAATTAACTACCGCTCAAAAAGAAACTGACCGACAACTCAAGGAAAACGCCCAACAACAGAAGGAAACTGACAAACAACTCAAAGAACTGGGCAAACAAATTGGGGGACTTGGTGCCAAATTCGGCAGCTTTACCGAAGGACTTGCCCTTCCCTCAATGGAAACGATTCTCAGACAACGCTTTGGTATGGAAGTTGTTAGTCCCAGTGTGCGCGCCAGTAAAGAAGGAAAACACCTAGAAATTGATGTTCTTGCCTATACCAATGGTGAGCTAAATACTGCTTATATCGTTGAGGTTAAAAGTCATGCCAGAGAGGAGTCTATTACACAATTAAAAAGTATTTTGCAACGGTTTCGCCGCTTTTTTCCTGAACACAAAGATAAAAAACTCTATGGCATATTAGCGGCGGTTGATTTATCCCCGGAATTACGGGAAAAAATTCTGCAAGAAGGGCTTTATGTGGCTCGGATTCATGACCAAGTATTTGAATTAGATATTCCCGATAATTTTCCACCTCAAACCTATTAA
- a CDS encoding (2Fe-2S) ferredoxin domain-containing protein, whose protein sequence is MSKSATTMVPFQVVGQFLGFVLKDGYKVKYLRISVDKREYWFKPEKTLRDHIPLNIALHSWLKVTGESSLCSKTGKLNLRVLGIEHLSGEKTPEVAPAKAKKATVLICQKSDCWKNGGARVCQRLESGLEEKGLGEAVNIKLTGCLKQCKKGPNLVVMPDKKHYNQVAPQDVPSLIERHFATSEQGKSLSV, encoded by the coding sequence ATGTCAAAATCTGCAACTACCATGGTTCCCTTTCAAGTGGTCGGTCAATTCCTCGGTTTTGTCCTCAAGGACGGATATAAGGTAAAATATCTGAGAATCAGTGTGGATAAACGGGAATATTGGTTTAAGCCCGAAAAAACACTGCGAGACCACATACCTCTCAATATTGCTCTCCACTCATGGCTAAAAGTGACGGGAGAAAGTAGTCTTTGTTCAAAGACGGGAAAATTAAACCTGAGGGTACTGGGGATCGAGCATTTATCCGGCGAAAAAACCCCAGAAGTCGCCCCGGCAAAAGCGAAAAAAGCCACCGTCTTAATCTGTCAGAAGTCCGATTGTTGGAAAAATGGCGGTGCGAGAGTCTGCCAAAGGTTGGAGAGTGGTTTAGAGGAAAAAGGACTGGGAGAAGCGGTGAATATTAAATTAACCGGCTGTTTAAAACAGTGCAAAAAAGGCCCGAATCTGGTGGTTATGCCCGATAAAAAGCATTATAATCAGGTAGCTCCCCAAGATGTCCCCTCCCTAATCGAGCGGCATTTTGCCACTTCTGAGCAAGGGAAGAGCCTATCAGTTTAA